A single region of the Solwaraspora sp. WMMD406 genome encodes:
- a CDS encoding sialidase family protein, translated as MKIKTGWIKAVAGGGGCKVVSPWVIPLMLVPFDETPRDDTRLYWSVYTTETGQWSDREQITDDADSDYTPALAAHQGRLYLAYTPASKHYLSWMVYDPTDGWSEERLLANGRNAGPAMVSFNGDLYCFWRNFDPDTEDLVNHIMVCKLGSDGLGWSTPRSTGKTSYDGPSVAVFDGELVLAWTSKDKDYSVMVSTSPDGDTWSTSQRLSMTTSSTPVLAVHKDKLHLVHNGSYQYKDELKLYHAWRNPGQDWTDDYEISQTSTGQPALASYDGHLHMTHLGGSKGDDQVLFHSWYDEENDQWVPGQRAGNDTSKQPPALVNYVAPNADQTTSPDAASEQLYMANRGTKGKA; from the coding sequence ATGAAGATCAAGACCGGGTGGATCAAGGCGGTGGCGGGCGGTGGAGGCTGCAAGGTCGTGTCGCCGTGGGTGATCCCACTCATGCTGGTGCCGTTCGACGAGACCCCCCGAGACGACACACGGCTGTACTGGTCGGTGTACACCACCGAGACCGGGCAGTGGAGCGACCGCGAGCAGATCACCGACGACGCCGACTCCGATTACACCCCGGCGCTCGCCGCGCACCAGGGTCGCCTCTACCTCGCCTACACTCCTGCCAGCAAGCACTACCTGTCCTGGATGGTCTACGACCCCACTGACGGCTGGAGCGAGGAACGCCTGCTGGCGAATGGGCGAAATGCCGGTCCTGCGATGGTCTCCTTCAACGGCGACCTGTACTGCTTCTGGCGAAACTTCGACCCCGACACCGAAGACCTGGTCAACCACATCATGGTCTGCAAACTCGGCAGCGACGGACTCGGCTGGAGTACGCCTCGCAGCACCGGAAAGACTTCCTATGACGGACCGTCTGTTGCGGTGTTCGACGGCGAACTTGTCCTTGCCTGGACCAGCAAGGACAAGGACTACTCCGTCATGGTCAGCACCTCGCCCGACGGGGACACCTGGTCGACCAGCCAGCGGCTGTCGATGACCACCAGTAGTACCCCCGTGCTCGCGGTCCACAAGGACAAGCTCCACCTCGTCCATAACGGCAGCTACCAATACAAGGACGAGCTCAAGCTCTACCACGCCTGGCGCAACCCGGGGCAGGACTGGACCGACGACTACGAGATCTCGCAGACCAGCACAGGGCAGCCTGCGCTCGCCTCCTACGACGGTCACCTGCATATGACCCATCTGGGCGGCTCCAAAGGCGACGATCAGGTGCTGTTTCACTCCTGGTACGACGAGGAGAACGACCAGTGGGTCCCCGGCCAGCGAGCCGGTAACGACACCAGCAAGCAACCGCCCGCGCTGGTCAACTATGTCGCTCCCAACGCCGACCAGACCACCTCACCCGACGCCGCGTCCGAGCAGCTGTACATGGCCAACCGCGGCACCAAAGGCAAGGCCTGA
- a CDS encoding DUF397 domain-containing protein, translated as MERNAWRTSSRSGSNGQCVEVRDRGTQIDVRDSKAPAAGMLTFDPAAWTTFTTTLKSDGTHR; from the coding sequence ATGGAACGTAACGCCTGGCGCACGTCGAGCCGGTCCGGCAGCAACGGCCAGTGCGTCGAGGTCCGCGACCGGGGCACCCAGATCGACGTACGTGACTCCAAGGCCCCCGCCGCCGGGATGCTGACCTTCGACCCCGCCGCCTGGACCACCTTCACCACCACCCTCAAGTCCGACGGCACCCACAGGTAG
- a CDS encoding cold-shock protein, which produces MATGTVKWFDTEKGFGYIAQDDGGPDVFVHFSSITGDGFRDLAERERVSYTIEQGNRGPQATFVQKI; this is translated from the coding sequence ATGGCTACCGGAACTGTCAAGTGGTTTGATACCGAAAAGGGCTTCGGTTACATCGCGCAGGATGACGGCGGACCGGATGTATTCGTTCACTTCAGTTCGATCACGGGGGACGGTTTTAGGGACCTTGCCGAGAGAGAGCGAGTGAGCTACACCATTGAGCAGGGAAACCGGGGCCCACAGGCCACCTTCGTGCAAAAGATCTGA
- a CDS encoding helix-turn-helix transcriptional regulator: MRERRLAEPGAAEAYEAARLAFELGRSVRELRERRGWSQTQLATASGMTKSAVARFEAGGTVPTLVVLERLAAALGVRRRSTPGSGSCWLPSSGTSLPR; encoded by the coding sequence ATGCGGGAGCGGCGGCTGGCTGAGCCGGGAGCCGCTGAGGCGTACGAGGCGGCGCGGTTGGCGTTCGAGCTTGGTCGTTCGGTGCGTGAGCTGCGTGAGCGTCGTGGTTGGAGTCAGACGCAGTTGGCCACGGCATCGGGCATGACGAAGTCTGCGGTGGCCCGGTTCGAGGCTGGCGGGACCGTGCCGACACTCGTGGTACTGGAACGGCTGGCGGCTGCGCTGGGAGTGAGGAGGCGGTCGACGCCGGGAAGCGGGAGCTGCTGGCTACCGTCGTCGGGCACCTCCTTGCCGAGGTAG
- a CDS encoding helix-turn-helix domain-containing protein yields the protein MTTPGRHRIAELPIGRRIAQLRARRGLTQQVFADRIGKSHSWVDKVERGIRSLDRISVVHTVAAVLGVTPDVILGPTTSRPEPTTDTTTAAVEHLRAALARYDTPTPDQPSPSVEDLHRLIQYAHSAYQHAHYPQLLRTLPDLLTHTRHAATGDATDTAYLLTRLYRLTAHLLTKLDEPHLAWLAADRAITTANGHPRHTAAAVIALTQALRALHRPALATQAALTAVPLIDPATTDHPTPDDHALAGTLLIEAALAAATGNDPATAHHLTDHADKHAAACHGRHRPEDNDTVPGFGPAAVAIARAHIALILGNPHQAITHHQHATTSHGWPELPAEHRAAHLIDITRAYLDTGNPTTATRAIITADQTAPAETRTRPAAHRVITTLLQTNPTPDLTRLAATIGLAPP from the coding sequence ATGACCACACCCGGCCGCCACCGCATCGCCGAACTACCCATCGGCCGGCGGATCGCCCAACTCCGCGCCCGACGCGGCCTCACCCAACAAGTCTTCGCCGACCGCATCGGCAAATCCCACTCCTGGGTCGACAAAGTCGAGCGCGGCATCCGCTCCCTCGACCGCATCTCCGTCGTCCACACCGTCGCCGCCGTCCTCGGCGTCACCCCCGACGTCATCCTCGGCCCCACCACCAGCCGTCCCGAACCCACCACCGACACCACCACGGCCGCCGTCGAACACCTCCGCGCTGCCCTCGCCCGCTACGACACCCCCACCCCCGACCAACCGTCACCGTCCGTCGAGGATCTGCACCGCCTCATCCAGTACGCCCACAGCGCCTACCAGCACGCCCACTACCCGCAACTGCTCCGGACGCTGCCCGACCTGCTCACCCACACCCGCCACGCCGCCACCGGCGACGCCACCGACACCGCGTACCTGCTCACCCGGCTCTACCGACTCACCGCACACCTGCTGACCAAACTCGACGAACCCCACCTCGCCTGGCTCGCCGCTGACCGCGCCATCACCACCGCCAACGGCCACCCCCGGCACACCGCCGCAGCCGTCATCGCCCTCACCCAAGCACTCCGCGCCCTCCACCGACCCGCCCTCGCCACCCAAGCCGCGCTCACCGCCGTACCGCTGATCGACCCCGCCACCACCGACCACCCGACACCCGACGACCACGCCCTGGCCGGCACCCTGCTCATCGAAGCCGCCCTCGCCGCCGCCACCGGCAACGACCCCGCCACCGCCCACCACCTGACCGACCACGCCGACAAACACGCCGCAGCCTGTCACGGACGACACCGACCCGAGGACAACGACACTGTCCCCGGCTTCGGACCCGCAGCAGTCGCGATCGCCCGCGCCCACATCGCCCTCATCCTCGGCAACCCGCACCAGGCCATCACCCACCACCAACACGCCACCACCAGCCACGGCTGGCCAGAACTACCCGCCGAACACCGCGCCGCCCACCTCATCGACATCACCCGCGCCTACCTCGACACCGGCAACCCCACCACCGCCACGCGTGCCATCATCACCGCCGACCAGACCGCCCCCGCCGAAACCCGCACCCGACCCGCCGCACACCGCGTCATCACCACGCTCCTACAGACCAACCCCACCCCCGACCTCACCCGCCTCGCCGCCACCATCGGCCTCGCCCCACCCTGA
- a CDS encoding helix-turn-helix transcriptional regulator, producing the protein MPRFAPATPRSRRLGRDLRKLREAKGLTGEEVAKSVRCSSSRISRIESGEIKPRAGDVMELLVAYGVPLDAEPGSSLLAQARDLREDGWWQRVGGKYATYIAYETEAVELKNYEPTLVPGLLQTERYARAVNIIGREVDPDTVNQRVATRMTRQEVLHRQPTPLRLHAVLSEAALRTEVGGPDVLRDQLAHLVTLSELPNVTIQVLRFEAGAHLADSSGFALLSFERDDPPLGYIETLAGELFLESTRDLARISAAYDNLRMLAMSPAESVKLIKELSEDGT; encoded by the coding sequence ATGCCTCGATTCGCCCCAGCCACTCCACGTTCCCGGCGGCTCGGCCGTGACCTGCGTAAGCTTCGTGAAGCCAAGGGTCTGACCGGCGAGGAGGTCGCCAAGTCGGTCCGCTGTTCGTCGTCGCGGATCAGCCGGATTGAGTCCGGCGAGATCAAGCCGCGCGCCGGTGACGTCATGGAGCTGCTCGTCGCCTACGGCGTCCCGCTCGATGCCGAGCCCGGCTCGTCGCTGCTGGCCCAGGCCCGCGACCTGCGCGAGGACGGCTGGTGGCAACGGGTCGGCGGCAAGTACGCGACGTACATCGCCTACGAGACCGAAGCCGTCGAACTGAAGAACTACGAACCGACGCTGGTGCCCGGTCTACTCCAGACCGAACGCTACGCTCGCGCGGTCAACATCATCGGCCGGGAGGTCGACCCGGACACGGTCAACCAGCGCGTCGCCACCCGGATGACCCGACAGGAAGTGCTGCACCGGCAACCGACGCCGCTGCGGCTGCACGCCGTCCTGTCCGAGGCGGCGCTGCGCACCGAGGTCGGCGGCCCGGACGTACTGCGTGACCAACTCGCTCACCTCGTCACCCTCAGTGAACTGCCCAATGTCACGATCCAGGTGCTGCGCTTCGAAGCCGGCGCACACCTGGCAGACAGCAGTGGCTTCGCACTGCTCAGCTTCGAGCGGGACGATCCACCGCTCGGCTACATCGAAACCCTGGCCGGTGAGCTGTTCCTTGAGTCAACCCGAGACCTGGCACGAATCTCGGCGGCGTACGACAATCTGAGGATGCTGGCGATGTCGCCCGCCGAGTCGGTCAAGCTGATCAAGGAGCTGAGCGAGGATGGAACGTAA